In one Pseudomonas sp. SCA2728.1_7 genomic region, the following are encoded:
- a CDS encoding queuosine precursor transporter, which translates to MDCSVELENSKYKLLGFENGKSLAVIMVIATGKIIKIKLSEVLNSEIMDNLNKIEVKNLYKKFYSQGGALTAYEINDRHESSWMIYIILNLMLFTLYIFTSIAATKPIYLEYFDIVVTPGTFLYPLTFLIVDLLNETFGLRLARKAILFAFISNAAIIILLAITTHLPGLPGWKLDGAYNDVISQLSAVLVASSISFLVSENINSYLLCKIKELTNSRFLFLRVFLSTLFAVIIDSFLFCYIAFYGTMENSAILGMIYVQIAIKVGFAFFNILPAYGARSLFKKYLTGAQTQ; encoded by the coding sequence ATGGATTGCAGTGTTGAATTGGAAAACAGCAAGTACAAGTTGCTGGGATTCGAAAATGGAAAAAGCCTGGCCGTCATCATGGTCATCGCGACAGGCAAAATAATTAAAATAAAGCTAAGTGAAGTGTTGAATAGTGAGATTATGGATAATCTGAATAAAATCGAAGTGAAAAACCTCTACAAGAAGTTTTACTCCCAGGGCGGAGCACTCACCGCTTACGAAATAAATGACCGTCATGAGAGTTCCTGGATGATCTACATCATCCTGAACCTGATGCTGTTCACACTTTACATTTTTACCAGTATTGCAGCGACAAAACCGATCTACCTCGAGTATTTCGATATTGTCGTAACGCCGGGCACCTTTCTCTATCCGCTGACATTCCTGATCGTCGACTTGCTCAACGAAACGTTTGGCCTGAGACTCGCGCGAAAAGCTATTCTGTTCGCGTTCATCAGCAACGCCGCGATTATCATTCTGCTGGCCATTACGACCCATCTTCCGGGACTGCCGGGTTGGAAACTCGATGGCGCTTACAATGATGTTATCAGTCAGTTGTCAGCAGTTCTGGTAGCGTCTTCTATATCGTTTCTGGTTTCCGAGAACATAAACTCGTACCTGTTGTGCAAGATTAAAGAGCTGACCAATTCCAGATTTCTGTTCTTGCGAGTGTTTTTAAGCACATTGTTTGCCGTGATCATCGACAGTTTTCTGTTCTGCTATATCGCGTTTTACGGAACGATGGAAAATAGCGCGATACTGGGCATGATCTACGTTCAGATCGCAATCAAGGTAGGTTTTGCCTTCTTTAATATCTTGCCGGCCTACGGCGCAAGATCATTGTTCAAGAAATACCTGACGGGTGCGCAGACGCAATAA
- a CDS encoding RHS repeat-associated core domain-containing protein, with amino-acid sequence MTTETAVAKREPQAAIVPLNAIDVQDVASSAAAFDAWLQSATDGVVTLDRIKNYAGFLPVVGNIMALVDALSDIVTLSDAKQRDLLTWASLGINLIGVLPLPPSMAAARMTLRPTLFLVRQEMRASSKLLLSTSVIEVLVGHLNASIIGTLDDFVEQAKGKLPGILADAGKLGEQIINEIATGIETTALGRLDAKGDLEEASARASVGRGQLLNDPLATADNFLAAANSALKAAGKGMVNSVAQNLLPNKLQTQITTETGKLRAMGPELRTQLSKLDDKNVQNSIGWLLQILSSAVILWRKRNAHGQNAAVHTEKTGKATHTAAEGELGANNKQVPAKSAPNPEKGPCKCATEFSINFALGSESLSHTDFSLPGPFPIEWTRTYNSRLDAYDQSELGARWISEFTTRFDCVDDGLTFYGADGRDHSYPLPKVGLFHYDAIEDITLVRNSEDQLLLCRGFERKETYVRRGQRFVLSNISLRNGAGVMLHYEHRHGEHSLLSDLITYQENDFTKVHLHLGTMIDDHGRFIGLWQIVDGEPLRQLCAYQYDAYGDLIQAQDENGAVWSYQFEHHLITRYTDRTGRGMNLQWDGQSAKAKAVREWADDGSFDTRLEWDENIRLTYVTDALGNETWHYYDILGYTYRIRYADERSEWFFRDEAKNIVRRVNADGSTDRYSYDERSNLLEHIRADHTVMHYAYDDQDLLIKISDAEGGQWQRAYDDQGNLVEALDPLGNKTEYAYNKSGQPTAIKDANGNEKILDYNDAGQLVEYVDCSGKTSAWEYNELGQMICFTDAAGNATEYEYKAGQLVLIKHPDKTEERFERDAEGRLLAHVDALDRCTTWSYSAAGLIAERVDAAEQTLRYRWDRLGRLTALENENEQRAHFHYDPVGRLLEERGFDGRSTRYQYDPLTGRLAQSINGQRVISLNFDPMSRLTERRATLGEQSQSETFAYDGNGNLVLADNADSRLQWFHDPAGNLLREHLHYLGLEKPTVAIWQHEYDVLNQRVASVRPDGHRVSWLTYGSGHLLGLRLDEHELIGYERDDLHREVARHQGNHLLQTQSWDPAGRLQEQLLGRSDDKSTLLKREYSYDAAGQLTDINDSRRGPLAYRYDPVGRLLSATTRQGVETFAFDPAGNLLNDKATEIRRPLDLTPPRSKLVDNLLREYAGTHYDYDERGNQIQRWHNGQRSDLRWDLFDRLVHFEDPRLSVDFAYDALGRRLHKNSRAHYKQRPEAGSLWNRNEHARKQSELGCGFTLYGWDGDNLAWESSPAQSDGEPGRTVHYVFEPGTFVPVAQAIRHAPIDLIGLPDYSGEYSLDEDPVWNHKATALPFDALAWYQCDHLGTPQELTDSQGNLAWTAQYKAWGQVTEQRSEWARQHGVKNPIRFQGQYHDHETGLHYNRHRYYDPGVGRFISKDPVSYVGGLNLYAYAPNPLSWLDPLGLTKSPNGAGRKPKSDKPNQNSKCPCRKKWEVNRYDRVCEGNVAGVGYAKYHHDTKTDTWWSEDKTGHGESAWKVYDQKGVWIADADTYGDYMSKHKSETGKNINFKSLKCKDAK; translated from the coding sequence ATGACCACTGAAACTGCTGTCGCAAAACGTGAGCCCCAAGCTGCCATCGTTCCACTCAATGCCATCGACGTTCAGGACGTCGCCAGCAGTGCGGCGGCTTTCGATGCCTGGCTGCAATCCGCCACCGATGGTGTGGTTACGCTTGATCGAATCAAGAACTACGCCGGTTTCTTGCCGGTGGTCGGCAACATCATGGCGCTGGTCGATGCGCTGAGTGACATCGTCACCCTGTCGGACGCCAAGCAACGCGACTTGCTCACGTGGGCCAGCCTCGGCATCAATCTGATCGGCGTCTTGCCGTTGCCACCGTCGATGGCCGCAGCGCGCATGACCCTGCGGCCAACGCTGTTTCTGGTGCGTCAGGAGATGAGAGCCAGCAGCAAGTTGTTGCTCAGCACCTCCGTGATCGAGGTGCTGGTCGGTCACCTGAACGCCTCGATTATCGGCACCCTCGATGACTTTGTTGAGCAAGCCAAAGGCAAGTTGCCGGGGATTCTGGCGGACGCTGGCAAGCTCGGCGAACAAATCATCAACGAGATTGCCACCGGTATCGAAACAACGGCCCTTGGCCGGCTGGATGCCAAGGGCGATCTGGAGGAAGCCAGCGCAAGAGCCAGCGTCGGCCGCGGCCAACTGCTCAACGACCCCCTAGCGACGGCCGACAATTTTTTAGCGGCAGCCAACAGTGCCTTGAAAGCGGCAGGCAAAGGGATGGTCAACAGCGTCGCGCAGAACCTGCTGCCGAACAAGCTCCAGACACAGATCACCACCGAGACCGGCAAGCTGCGCGCGATGGGCCCGGAACTGCGCACGCAGTTGAGCAAGCTCGACGATAAAAATGTGCAGAACTCCATCGGCTGGCTGCTGCAGATCCTCTCCAGCGCCGTGATCTTGTGGCGCAAGCGCAATGCCCATGGGCAGAACGCCGCGGTCCATACCGAGAAGACCGGCAAGGCCACGCACACGGCTGCGGAAGGCGAGTTGGGCGCCAACAACAAGCAAGTCCCAGCGAAAAGCGCGCCCAATCCGGAGAAAGGTCCCTGTAAATGCGCCACTGAATTCAGCATCAATTTTGCCCTGGGTTCGGAAAGCCTCAGCCATACCGATTTCAGCCTGCCCGGCCCCTTCCCGATCGAATGGACACGCACTTACAACTCGCGCCTCGACGCCTACGATCAGAGCGAACTTGGCGCTCGCTGGATCAGTGAATTCACCACACGTTTTGACTGCGTGGACGATGGCCTGACGTTCTACGGCGCCGACGGCCGCGACCACAGCTATCCACTGCCAAAAGTCGGCCTGTTCCACTACGACGCCATCGAAGACATCACTCTGGTCCGCAACAGCGAAGATCAGCTGTTGCTGTGCCGTGGTTTCGAGCGCAAGGAAACCTACGTCCGTCGTGGCCAGCGCTTTGTGCTGAGTAACATTTCGCTGCGCAACGGCGCCGGAGTGATGCTGCATTACGAGCACCGTCACGGCGAACACTCGCTGCTCTCCGACCTGATCACCTATCAGGAAAACGACTTCACCAAAGTCCATTTGCACCTCGGCACGATGATCGACGATCACGGCCGGTTTATCGGCCTCTGGCAGATCGTTGACGGAGAACCGTTACGACAACTTTGTGCGTACCAATACGACGCCTATGGCGACCTGATTCAGGCGCAGGACGAGAACGGCGCCGTCTGGTCGTATCAGTTCGAGCATCACCTGATCACCCGCTACACCGACCGCACCGGGCGCGGCATGAATCTGCAGTGGGATGGCCAGAGCGCCAAGGCCAAAGCCGTGCGCGAATGGGCCGATGACGGCAGCTTCGACACGCGCCTGGAGTGGGACGAGAACATCCGTCTGACCTACGTCACCGATGCCCTCGGCAACGAGACCTGGCACTACTACGACATCCTTGGCTACACCTATCGCATTCGCTACGCGGACGAGCGTTCGGAGTGGTTCTTCCGCGACGAGGCCAAGAACATCGTGCGCCGTGTGAATGCCGACGGCAGCACCGATCGCTACAGCTACGATGAACGCAGCAACCTGCTCGAGCACATCCGCGCCGATCACACGGTGATGCATTACGCCTACGATGATCAGGATCTGCTGATCAAGATCAGCGATGCCGAGGGCGGTCAGTGGCAACGCGCCTATGACGACCAAGGCAACCTGGTCGAAGCGCTCGATCCGCTGGGCAACAAAACCGAATACGCCTACAACAAATCCGGCCAGCCCACCGCGATCAAGGACGCCAACGGCAACGAAAAAATCCTCGACTACAACGATGCCGGGCAACTGGTCGAGTACGTCGATTGCTCGGGCAAGACCAGCGCCTGGGAGTACAACGAACTGGGGCAGATGATCTGCTTCACCGACGCTGCCGGCAACGCCACCGAATATGAATACAAGGCCGGGCAACTGGTGCTGATCAAGCACCCGGACAAGACCGAAGAGCGCTTTGAGCGTGACGCCGAAGGTCGGCTGCTGGCGCATGTCGACGCTCTCGATCGTTGCACCACCTGGAGCTACAGCGCTGCCGGTTTGATCGCCGAGCGTGTCGATGCCGCCGAGCAAACCCTGCGCTATCGCTGGGACCGTCTCGGACGGCTAACGGCCCTGGAAAACGAAAACGAACAACGTGCGCACTTCCACTACGACCCGGTCGGACGCCTGCTCGAAGAACGCGGTTTCGATGGACGCAGCACGCGTTATCAGTACGACCCGCTCACCGGGCGCCTCGCGCAATCGATCAATGGCCAACGCGTCATCTCGCTGAACTTCGACCCGATGAGCCGTTTGACCGAACGTCGTGCCACCCTGGGCGAGCAGTCGCAAAGCGAGACCTTCGCTTACGACGGCAACGGCAACCTGGTGCTGGCTGACAACGCCGACAGTCGCCTGCAATGGTTCCACGACCCGGCCGGCAATCTGCTGCGCGAACACCTACATTACCTCGGCCTGGAAAAACCCACCGTCGCGATCTGGCAGCACGAGTACGACGTGCTCAACCAACGAGTCGCCAGCGTGCGTCCGGATGGCCACCGCGTCAGTTGGCTGACTTACGGCAGCGGCCACCTGCTCGGTCTGCGCCTGGATGAGCACGAACTGATCGGCTACGAGCGCGACGACCTGCACCGCGAAGTCGCCCGCCATCAAGGCAACCACCTGCTGCAAACCCAAAGCTGGGACCCGGCCGGCCGTTTGCAAGAACAACTGCTGGGACGCAGCGACGACAAATCCACACTGCTAAAACGCGAGTACAGCTACGACGCCGCCGGCCAACTGACCGACATCAACGACAGCCGTCGCGGCCCGCTCGCCTATCGCTACGATCCGGTCGGCCGACTGCTCAGCGCCACCACACGTCAAGGCGTGGAAACCTTCGCCTTCGACCCGGCCGGCAACCTGCTCAACGACAAAGCGACAGAGATTCGCCGCCCACTGGACCTGACCCCACCGCGCAGCAAACTGGTCGACAACCTGCTGCGCGAATACGCCGGCACCCATTACGACTACGACGAACGCGGCAACCAGATCCAGCGCTGGCACAACGGCCAACGCAGCGACCTGCGCTGGGATCTGTTTGATCGACTGGTGCATTTCGAAGACCCGCGTCTGAGCGTTGACTTCGCCTACGACGCACTGGGACGCCGCCTGCATAAAAACTCCCGCGCGCACTACAAACAGCGTCCTGAAGCAGGCTCTCTCTGGAACAGAAACGAACACGCCCGCAAACAGAGCGAACTGGGCTGCGGCTTCACCTTGTACGGCTGGGATGGCGACAACCTCGCCTGGGAAAGCAGTCCGGCACAAAGCGATGGCGAGCCCGGCCGCACGGTGCACTACGTCTTCGAACCGGGCACTTTTGTCCCTGTGGCACAGGCTATACGGCATGCGCCAATTGATCTGATTGGGCTGCCGGATTACAGCGGTGAATACAGCCTTGATGAAGATCCAGTGTGGAATCACAAGGCAACGGCATTACCGTTTGATGCGCTGGCCTGGTATCAGTGTGATCACCTCGGCACGCCGCAGGAATTGACGGACTCGCAAGGCAACCTGGCCTGGACCGCGCAATACAAGGCGTGGGGACAGGTGACGGAGCAGCGTTCGGAGTGGGCGCGGCAACATGGCGTGAAGAACCCGATACGGTTCCAGGGGCAGTATCACGATCATGAGACGGGGCTGCATTACAACCGGCATCGGTACTATGATCCAGGAGTTGGGCGGTTTATCAGTAAGGATCCAGTTAGCTACGTGGGCGGTTTGAATCTGTATGCCTACGCGCCCAATCCGCTTAGCTGGCTCGATCCACTTGGATTGACGAAGTCGCCAAATGGTGCGGGGCGAAAACCTAAGTCTGATAAACCAAATCAAAACTCCAAATGCCCGTGCAGGAAAAAATGGGAAGTTAATCGGTATGATCGAGTTTGTGAAGGGAACGTGGCTGGCGTTGGTTACGCGAAGTACCATCACGACACTAAAACCGATACATGGTGGTCAGAGGACAAAACGGGTCATGGTGAGAGTGCGTGGAAGGTCTACGACCAAAAAGGAGTATGGATTGCTGACGCTGACACCTACGGTGACTACATGAGCAAACATAAGAGTGAGACAGGGAAAAATATAAACTTTAAGTCTTTGAAGTGTAAGGATGCTAAATGA
- a CDS encoding SUKH-3 domain-containing protein: protein MHPLIELPETLHPLFLAAGWPVTHIEPLPDFVPREHPAAALLEQLTGLTVGTCGPGEDCATSDVAFRAFKHLYGDEDFLAWQQRLGSTLVNIAEIHHGHAALLMDEKGRCYALSFIHDGFWLQGRTFVEAMEKLVFGHRCGEQVALATQGAVPVV from the coding sequence ATGCACCCGCTGATCGAACTTCCCGAGACTCTCCACCCACTCTTCCTGGCTGCCGGTTGGCCTGTCACCCATATCGAGCCATTGCCGGATTTCGTCCCGCGCGAGCATCCGGCCGCTGCTCTGCTCGAACAACTGACCGGCCTGACCGTCGGCACCTGCGGCCCAGGCGAAGACTGCGCTACCAGCGATGTAGCGTTTCGCGCCTTTAAGCACCTGTATGGAGATGAAGACTTCTTGGCCTGGCAGCAACGCTTGGGCAGCACCTTGGTGAACATCGCCGAAATTCATCATGGCCACGCTGCACTGTTGATGGACGAAAAAGGTCGCTGCTACGCCTTGAGTTTCATTCATGACGGGTTCTGGCTGCAGGGCAGAACTTTTGTCGAGGCGATGGAAAAGCTAGTGTTTGGGCACAGGTGCGGTGAGCAAGTGGCGCTGGCCACACAGGGCGCCGTGCCAGTTGTTTAG
- the queC gene encoding 7-cyano-7-deazaguanine synthase QueC: protein MTNKAVIVFSGGQDSTTCLIHALTHYDEVHCITFDYGQRHHAEIEVAQQLSKKLGVTVHKTLDVSLLNELAISSLTRDNIPVPTVNSSGESLPSTFVPGRNILFLTLASIYAYQVQAKTVITGVCETDFSGYPDCRDEFVKALNKALELGMDYKLQLDTPLMWLNKAETWALADYHHQLDLVREETLTCYNGIKGTGCSDCDACNLRAKGLNEFLNNKVQVTQRLKEKLGLN, encoded by the coding sequence ATGACCAACAAAGCAGTTATCGTATTCAGCGGCGGGCAGGACTCCACCACGTGTTTGATCCACGCCCTGACCCACTACGATGAAGTCCACTGCATCACGTTTGACTATGGTCAGCGTCATCACGCGGAAATTGAAGTGGCGCAGCAGCTGTCGAAAAAGCTCGGTGTCACCGTGCACAAAACGCTGGATGTGTCCTTGCTCAATGAGCTGGCCATCAGCAGCCTGACCCGCGATAACATTCCTGTCCCAACCGTGAACAGTTCCGGCGAGAGCCTGCCAAGCACCTTTGTTCCGGGGCGGAACATTCTGTTTCTGACCCTGGCTTCTATCTATGCCTATCAAGTCCAGGCCAAAACGGTCATTACCGGTGTCTGTGAAACCGACTTCTCCGGCTATCCCGATTGCCGGGATGAGTTCGTCAAGGCTTTGAATAAAGCCCTTGAATTGGGCATGGATTACAAGCTGCAACTGGATACGCCATTGATGTGGCTGAACAAGGCAGAAACCTGGGCCTTGGCTGATTACCACCATCAACTGGATCTGGTTCGCGAAGAAACACTGACTTGCTACAACGGCATCAAAGGCACTGGATGTTCCGATTGCGATGCCTGTAATCTTCGTGCCAAAGGCTTGAATGAGTTCCTGAACAATAAAGTGCAGGTAACTCAACGCTTGAAAGAGAAGCTTGGCTTAAATTAA